GATACAACCGTCGTCGTCGAGGTCAATGGCGACCTCGCCGCCGGCACACCTGAGGCGCTCCCGGCGGGGGCGCTGTTCACAGCCGTCGCGGCCGCACTCGGTCAGCCGATCGTTGGCGCCGACCCGCGCAGCGACGACCAAGAATGACGCCGTCAGCCGGATGCGCGCCGAACCCGGCCACACCTTGACCGGGCTTCGCCCAGCCCGTCTGGCGTTTTGAGTAGTCCCATTCGCATACCTTGGTGGAGCTGAGGGGATTCGAACCCCTGACCCCCTGCATGCCATGCAGGTGCGCTACCAGCTGCGCCACAGCCCCAGTCGGTGCTTCCGTTCGCCGAAAGCAACCTGTTCAGATTACTACATCTTTTGTCGGCTCAAGAACCGCAGCTCGAACCGTTCACGAAGTCACGTCTTGCTTGACCGGGAGTTCAATCGGCACGACCGGGCAGTCCTTCCAAAGCCGTTCGAGCGAGTAGTATGAGCGGTCTTCCTGGTGGAACACGTGCACGACCAGATCACCGAAATCGAGCAAGATCCAGTGCGCCTCACCTCGGCCCTCGCGGCGCAGTGCCCTCACACCGCTTTCGGCCAACGCGTCCTCGATCTCATCCGCGATCGCTAACACCTGACGTTCGCTGCGACCGGAAACGAGCAAGAACACGTCCGCCAGGGGCAGCGGTCCGGATACGTCCAACGCGACGAGGTCTTCGCCGGCCTTCGAATCTGCGGCTGCGGCGGCGCGCTGAGTGAGTTCACGGGCATACGAAGACGCGGTCATAAAGCTCCCATCTGAAGCGGGGTTGTGCGCGAGAGGACGATCAGAACACCTTGAAGACGTAGCCGGCGACGAGCAGGCCGACAACTCCGAGTGCCAGCACTGCAGCGGTGATGGCCAGGAACGTCGGAAGTTTGTTGCCACGATTGCGCGGCGGAGTGATGACGTCGCGGGTCGACGTGTGCGAGCTGACGGCCCGGCTGGCACGAATCGGCGCAACGGACGATGGTGTGTGCTCTCCGGCTTCCGGCTGCTCGAATAGCCTGTCGATGGCCGAGGTGTCCATGCGGTCGCTGTGCTGGCCCGTTGCTGCAAGGCTGCGCGGCAGATCGATCGAACCGGTAACGAGAATCTCTCCGGTGCTGGTCAGTGGGCCGAGTGCATCCGCCGCAGACGGGACCGTGGGAATGATCAGCGCGTTGGACGTGGTGACACTACCCGTTGTCACCGCGCTGCGGGAGTAGCTCGGTGCAGCCGGATCTCCCGCGGTGGACCCCTCGGCCGCGGCGAGCGACCACGGGTCGTTCGTCGGCGCGTATGGACGCGGCGCCGAAGCGGCATGGTGTGTGGTTACGGTGACTTCTGCGGTGGCTGGTGGGGTGGCGACTGGAGCGTAATCGGCTGCAGGCACCTCCGCGGCAGGCGCTTGCGTAACAGGCGCCGGCGCGACGGGCTGCACCTGGGCAACGGGCTGCGGGGCGGCGGGTTGCGGAGACACGGGTTGCGGGAACACAGTTTGTGTGGTTGGCACCGGGAGTGCAGCGATCGGAATCACGCTGGGCTCGGGCGCAATTGGAGGGGTAACGGGCGTCGGTGCAGCTTGAATCGGTGCAGCTTGAATCGGAGCGGCTTGAATTGTGGCCGCCGGCGACGGAAGGTTTTGCGCGGCCGAACTCGGTGATGACGCCTGCTGGTTTGCCTCTTGCGCCTGCAGCATTGCGCGCAACTCGCGCCGGGTCAGCGTGTGCTCCGGTGTTGACGCCGGCACAGCAGAGGCCGGCACAGCAGAGGCCGGCACAGCAGAGGCCGGCACAACGGGCGCCGGCGCAACGGGCGGGTTCACTACCGCGAGCGGGGAGGTCACCGGTTCAGTTCGGCCAGGAGGCGGCGCCGCGCGATACAGGTCGCTGGGCGCGGGATCGGCGGATACCAGGGTGTCGAAAGCAAGCCCGTCATACCGCGGCGGCACGGGACGTACCACTGCGGGAGCAGTGGGCCCGGCTCCACCATGCATGGCGGCCGTAGACCCGTAGGGCGTACTGACATCGGGAACTTCCCCAGCGGCGGTCGGCGCGATGGTTGCAGCGCGACGTGAGCGACCGGCGTTTTCGGCTTGCTGAGCAGCGGCGCGCTCGTTTTCACGAGCCTGTCGCCGCGATTGTGGCGGCGGGTCTTGCCACAAAGTCATGCCACGCTCCGATAAAGATGATGTTTGGAGATGTACTGCACTACGCCGTCCGGCACCAGGTACCAGACCGGGTATCCCCTCTTCACCCGACTCCGGCAATCTGTTGACGAAATCGCCAACGCCGGAACCTCCAACAAGCTTACGTCCTGGTGTGGCAATCCAGAAATACTCAAGTCATGTCCCGGACGACTCACAGCAACAAAGTGTGCAAGCGCCCACAACTCGCCGACGTCTCGCCAGCTGAGGATCTGCGCGAGCGCATCCGCACCGGTTATGAAGAACAATTCGGCGTCTGGACGTTCTGCCCGGATGTCTCGGAGCGTGTCGATGGTGAAGGTGGGACCCTTACGGTCGATATCGACCCTGCTCACCGTGAACCGCGGATTGGATGCCGTCGCAATGACCGTCATCAGGTAACGATGCTCGCTCCAGCTGACCGTACCCTTCTGCCACGGCTGGCCGGTGGGAACGAAGATGACCTCGTCAAGCTCGAATGACTGGACGACCTCGCTGGCCGCCACAAGGTGGCCGTGATGGATCGGGTCGAAGGTGCCGCCCATGATGCCGATTCGAGGGCGCCTTTGCTCCGGCGAACTCATCGGTGCCGAAGGCTCACTCGTGCGTTGACCCAGGATGACCCGCCCCATGGTGCGTCGCGCCCGGCGCGCCCGCGTGAGCAGCGGCATCCGGCGCAGCCTTGTGCGGGTGACGGTTTGCAACATCGCGGTATGCGAAGAGCGCAAAAGCAAGTGCCGCAAAGACGCAGAGCGCGATCACGCCGAAAACCCAGGGCTCCATAATGAGCGGAGCGGTCGCACCCTCTGCGAGCACTGCTGCTGCGAATGACATTCGACGAATCCTTTCGTTGCAATCGGTTCGTTCGGTGGAACCGGTTCGCGTTAGCCAGTCTAGCCGCGCACCTGGCCTGAACCGCGCACGATCCACTTCGTGCTTGTCAATTCCGGCAGCCCCATGGGCCCGCGCGCGTGCAGCTTCTGCGTGGAGATTCCGACCTCGGCGCCGAACCCGAACTCGCCTCCGTCTGTGAACCGTGTCGATGCATTCACCATGACGACGGCCGAATCGACCTCTGCAAGAAAACGGTCAGCATTGCCCAGGTCATTGGTGATGATGGACTCCGTGTGCCCGGTTGAGTAGCGCCGGATGTGCGCCATCGCTTCATCGAGCGAGTCGACCACGGCGACGGCGATGTCCAGACTCATGTATTCAGTTGCCCAGTCCTCCTCGGTCGCAGGCACACTGTCCGGAAAGATCGTGCGCGCACGTTCGTCTGCGTGGATCGTGACGTCGTCCGCGCGCAAAGCGGCGAGCACCGGAGGCAGCAGCCGCTGTGCTGCCGCTGAGTGCACGAGCACCGTCTCGACCGCATTGCAGACGCTTGGGCGTTGAACCTTGGCGTTTCGCACGATCTCGACCGCCCAGTCCTCCCGGGCGCTCTCGTCGAGCACGATGTGCACGACGCCGGCGCCGGTCTCAATCACGGGGACGGTCGACTCTGCCACGACCGTGGCGATCAATTCGGCACTGCCCCGCGGGATCAACACGTCAACGTAGCCGCGTGCACGCATCAGTTGCCCAGCACCCTCTCGGCCGAATCGGTCGATCGTCTGCACCGCATCTTCGGGCAGGCCCGCCTCATGAAGCGCGCGCCGGATGATCTCCACCAGCACACGGTTGGTGTTCAGGGCAGCGCTGCCACCACGAAGCACGACAGCATTTCCGCTCTTGATGGCCAAAGAGGCTATATCGATCGTGACATTCGGCCTGGCCTCGTAGATGGTGCCGACAACACCGAACGGAACGCGCACCTGCTGAATGGCGACGCCGTTCGGCAAGGTGCTCGCCCGCACCCCTGTGCCGACCGGATCGGCCAGGGCGATGACCTCGGTGACCGCATCCGCGAGGGCCGAAAGCCGCGGAATGCCTAGCGTGAGCCGATCGAGCAGGCCGGTCGACAGTCCGTTCTCGCGGCCGTTGGCGAGATCCAACTCGTTGGCAGCGACGATCGCTTCGCCTCCATCGCGAATTCCGGATGCGATCGCGGCCAGGGCATGATTCTTCTGGTCGGTCGTGGCAATCGCCAACGCGTGAGAGGCTGCCTTCGCCGCGGCCACAGTCTGCTCGAACGAGCGATCCGCATCCGAGCCGCTCACGACAGGCCTCTGCCGCGCGGCGTCATCTAAAGCAGCGTCGTGCAATACAGCGTCGTGCAAAACAGCGTCGTGCAAAACAGAATTGGGCATGGGTCAAGCTTATCGAGCGAGCCTGGTCAGCGGCTCAGTCTCGCGGCACGGATGGTTCGAACCAGGTGCCGACGGCATCCCCGCGCAATGCTGAGGTAACAAGCGCGGTCGAAGTGAGCAGCACGGCGGTGCCCGCTTCAGCAGCGTGGCGAGCGGCGGACACTTTGGTCAGTGCGCCACCGGTGCCCACACCAGCCGCCCCTGTCGAACCGATTTCAACGTTTTCCAGCGGGTCATCCGCAGGGACCCTGAAGATCGGCTCCGCACCGGGTTCGCCGGGTGGGCGGGTGTAAAGCGCGTCGACATCCGAAAGAAGTACGAGCAGATCGGCGTGCACGAGGGTGGCGACGAGCGCGGCCAGGCGGTCGTTGTCGCCGAATCGGATCTCGTGGGTGGCGACGGTGTCGTTCTCGTTGACGATCGGCAGGATGTGCAGGTCGAGCAGGCGCTCCATTGCGCGTTGTGCGTTGCTTCGGTGTGACGGATTCTCCAAATCCCCCGCAGTCAGAAGGACCTGACCGGCCACAATGCCGTACCGGTCCAATGTGTCTTGATACCGGTAGATCAAGACGTTCTGGCCAACGGCCGCGGCCGCTTGCTGGGTCGCCAGGTCGTCGGGCCGCCCGTTCAGCGACAGGTAGCGAACACCGATCGCAATCGCACCGGACGAAACGAGGATGACCTCCACGCCACGCCCGTGGGCCTCCGCCAACGCGTCGACGAGCGGAACGATCTGGCCGGCGTTCTCACCGCTGATCGACGACGACCCGACTTTGACGACGACTCGTTTGGCCGACGGGATCAAATTGCGCTCGGCGATCATCATTCGTCGACGGACTCCTCTTCGCTCCGCTCGACATCAACCTGCCACAGCCCCGCTCGGCGCTCGCGCTCGAGTTCGGCGCGGGCCTCTGCCTTCGCGTCCATCCGTTCGAAGTACTCCTCGCGACGCTGATTGCGCGTCGCACGCGGATTGGCGTCGATGCGTGCATCGGTGCCGCGCGGTGCCGTCATCAGTTCCGCAGTCGAGGTCAGCGTCGGCTCCCAGTCGAAGATCACTCCCCTGCCCGGGCCGATCACGACTGTCGACCCGGCGACAGCACCGGCTTTGAAGAGCTGATCTTCAATGCCGATCTTCGCAAGCCTGTCGGCCAGGAATCCGATGGCTTCGTCATTCGTGAAGTCGGTCTGTGCAACCCAGCGTTCCGGTTTGGATCCGAGAATTCGATATATGTTGCCGAACGAGCCGCCCTCGACCTTGACGACGAACTTCGCCTCATCAACGCTCTTGGGGCGGATGACGATACGCGGCTTGGTCTCCGCCGCCGCACGTGCTTCGCGGCGTGCATCATCGACAAGGGCTGCGAGGGCAAAGGAAAGCGGCTTGAGCCCTTCGTGACTGACCGTCGAAATCTCGAAGACGCGAAAACCGCGGGCCTCGAGTTCAGGACGCACGAGAGCGGCGAGGTCGCGAGCATCCGGAACGTCGATTTTGTTGAGGGCGATCAGCTGCGGACGCTCAAGAAGCGGCTTCTGGCCTTCCGGAACCGGATAAGCAGCCAGCTCGGCGAGGATGACGTCGAGGTCGGTGAGCGGATCGCGGTCGGACTCAAGCGTGGCGCAGTCCAACACGTGCAGCAGCGCGCTGCAGCGCTCGACGTGACGCAGAAATTCGAGACCGAGCCCTTTGCCCTCGCTGGCGCCTTCGATCAGGCCTGGGACATCCGCAATCGTGTAGCGGGTCTCACCGGCCTGCACCACGCCGAGATTCGGGTGCAGCGTTGTGAACGGGTAATCCGCGATCTTCGGTTTTGCAGCAGACAACGCCGCCACGAGACTGGACTTGCCCGCAGACGGGTAGCCGACCAGGGCAATATCGGCCACCGTCTTCAGTTCGAGAAGAACGTCGCCTTCCCAGCCAGGCGTGCCGAGTAGTGCGAACCCCGGCGCCTTTCGCTTCGTGCTCGCCAGCGACGCGTTCCCGAGCCCGCCGAGCCCGCCAGCGGCCACGACGAAGCGCATGTCCGGCTCGTCGAGATCGATCAGCTCGAGACCGTCGGCGTCCTTCACCACGGTGCCGACGGGAACCGCGAGCTCCAGGTCCGGGCCGTTATACCCGTTGCGATGATCGCCCATGCCGAATCCGCCGTTGTCTGACGCGCGATGCGGATTGCGGTGGAATCCGAGCAGCGTGGTCACCTGGGCGTCGGAGACGAGCACGATGTCACCGCCGTGGCCGCCATTACCGCCGTCCGGCCCGGCAAGCGGCTTGAATTTCTCACGGCGAACGGAAACGCATCCGTTGCCCCCGTTTCCGGCACGCAGGTGAAGCGTGACGTGGTCGACGAACGTGGCCATGTGCGCTCCTCCTGGTTTCGTGTGGTTGTGCTGCGCTTCGTGCTTGTGGCGTAAACACGGATGGGCGAGCCGAAGCTCGCCCATCCGAAAGCCACGTGAGGTGTGCCGGTCGGCTACGCCTGTACCACGATGTTGACGACCTTGCGGCCGCCCTTGTTGCCGAATTCGACAGCGCCCGCCTCGAGTGCGAACAGCGTGTCGTCACCGCCACGGCCGACGTTCACGCCGGGGTGGAAGTGGGTGCCGCGTTGGCGGACGATGATCTCCCCCGCGCCGACAACCTGGCCTCCGAAGCGCTTGACGCCGAGGCGCTGAGCGTTCGAATCGCGGCCGTTACGAGTGGAGCTCGCTCCCTTTTTGTGTGCCATGAGATTCTCTCCCTCGCCTTACTACTTGATACCCGTGACCTTGACGCGCGTCAGATCCTGACGGTGCCCTTGGCGCTTCTTGTACCCGGTCTTGTTCTTGAACTTCTGGATCACGATCTTCGGGCCGCGGAGGTCTTCGAGCACCTCAGCGGTGACGGTGACCTTGGCGAGCGACGTGGCGTCGCTGGTGACCTTTGCACCGTCAACAAGCAGCACTGCGGCCAACTCGACGTTGCCGTTTTTGTCGGCTTTGATCCGATCCATCGTCACGATGGTGCCGACCTCGACCTTTTCCTGCCGGCCACCGGCGCGCACTACTGCGTAAACCACTCTAGGTACCTACTTCTCTGGGGAGCCTGACGGCTCCGGTTGCTGCACTATTTTCGGAAAGTCACTGCTTGAATTGCACTGCTTGATTCACACTGCTGATTGAGTCGCCGCCTGCGATCCGTCATCGCTCGCGACTCACCGTCGCTTGCCATGAATCACCGGCAGAGGCCAGCCGCCTCAGGCGACAGCCGATCGTGCTCAGAAAACCGTGGATGATCGTGCGGGCGTCGCCCAACACACACCAACAGTCGACTTTACTCGATGCTTCGCCGCTGGTCAAACGCAGCCACGCCATGACGGGCCAGATCCGCACGGGTGACAGTCACCGTCAAAAAATACCCTGGCCGTTCCTAGAATCGAGTCATGACCGTGCTCATCGATCAGCCGGCGTGGCCAGCCCATGGCACGTTCTGGTCGCATCTGGTCAGTGACGAATCGCTGGCGGAACTTCACGCGTTTGCAGCCGTGAACGGCATCCCGGCACGCAGTTTCGATCGTGACCATTACGACGTGCCGCAACGACTCTATGCCGACCTGGTGGCCGCGGGGGCGCATCCGGTCGGGATGCGCGAACTTGTCGAGCGACTGCGCGCCAGCGGTCTGCGCATCACCGCCGCACAACGCAGGGCGGATCCGCTCGGGCGCTAACCCACGAGGCCGAGACCGTGCCCGAACGGATGCCGTCGACTGGCTCAGTCAGCTGACCGTTGCGAGTCGGGGTTGATTCCTGGTTGCGGTGTAATGACGCCGCCCGTAAGGGAGGCAGTGGTGACACGGCGACGTCTGTTACGACCCTGACCGGGTTGCTTCGGCTCCGGCAGAGCCTCGAGCACAGTCTCCAAGAGGTGCTCGGCCTCTTCGCTTGCCAAGCGCGGCTTGGCAGGCGCACCGATCGCAACGGGTATGTCCAGGATGGCGACGGGCTCAACGATCGGTGCAGGAATGTCTGCGTCAGAGTCCGCGACGTGTTTTGCACGTGGTGTCTCGGCCGTAGAAGTCTGGACCTCGGCGGTTTCCGCGGCGCCAACGTCCGCGGAGCGCGCCGGCGCTAGGGACGCTTCGGCATCAGCTGAAGTCGTGGTCGCGGCTGTGGTCGCAGTTGCAGTCGCACTGTCGTCATGCACGTGCGCGATCGTGCTCGCCGCGATCTGGGCGAGGGCATTCTTCGCATCGTCCGTGATTGCGTGCGTGACAGGGGCAGTCTGCTGCTGGCCGACGCCAGAGCTGCTCGACATGCTGCCCTTGCCTCGCCTGCGATCGCTTTGCGGTTGCGGCGCGGTGCGGTGCTTGACAACCGGGTCGTGATGCACAACGACGCCGCGTCCCGCGCACACCTCGCACGCTTCGCTGAACGTCTCAAGCAGACCGAGGCCGAGCTTCTTCCGCGTCATCTGGATCAAGCCGAGCGAGGTGACCTCCGCAACCTGATGCTTCGTGCGGTCGCGGCTGAGGCACTCGACCAGTCGACGCAGCACCAGATCGCGGTTGGTCTCCAGCACCATGTCGATGAAGTCGACAACGATGATGCCACCAATGTCACGCAACCGCAGCTGCCGCACGATCTCCTCAGCGGCTTCCAGGTTGTTCTTCGTTACGGTTTCTTCGAGGTTTCCGCCTGAACCGACGAACTTGCCGGTGTTGACGTCGATGACCGTCATGGCTTCTGTGCGATCGATCACCAGCGAGCCACCCGACGGCAACCACACCTTGCGTTCGAGCGCCTTCTCAATCTGCTCCGTGATGCGGTATTGGTCGAACGGGTCGCGATCGCCTTCGTACTTCTCGACGCGATCGAGAAGATCAGGCGCCACCTGCGCGAGGTAGCCCTCAATGGTCTCGCGGGCATCCTCACCGGAGATGATCAGCTTGTGGAAGTCCTCGTTGAAGACGTCACGCACGATCTTGATCAAAAGGTCGGGTTCGCTGTGCAACAGCGCAGGGGCGGACGCCGATTCCACCTTTGTGGAGATCGCCGCCCACTGCGCGGTCAGACGATTGACGTCGACCGTCAGCTGGTCTTCTGTGGCGCCTTCTGCCGCGGTTCGCACGATGACGCCCACGTTCTCGGGCAGCACGGCCTTCAAGATCTTCTTCAAGCGCGAACGTTCCGTGTCCGGCAACTTACGGCTGATCCCGTTCATCGAACCGTTCGGCACGTACACCAAATAGCGGCCGGGAAGCGAGACCTGGCTCGTGAGCCGCGCACCCTTGTGGCCAACCGGGTCCTTCGTGACTTGAACGAGCACCTTGTCCCCGGGTTTCAGGGCGAGTTCGATGCGGCGAGCCTGCTGCTTGCCGTCCGCGGAGTTCTCGGCCGCGGCATCCCAGTCGACTTCGCCCGAGTACAAGACGGCATTGCGGCCACGGCCGATATCGACGAATGCCGCTTCCATGCTCGGGAGCACGTTCTGCACCCGACCGAGATACACATTCCCGATCAGGGATGCTTCTTGCGACTTCGCGACGTAGTGCTCGACGAGCACCTTGTCTTCGAGCACTCCAAGTTGGATGCGACCGTCTTTCGACCGCACGATCATCTGCCGGTCGACGGACTCGCGGCGCGCCAAGAACTCGGCTTCTGTGATCACGGGGCGTCTGCGACCGGCGTCACGCCCATCGCGGCGGCGCTGCTTTTTTGCCTCGAGACGTGTTGAGCCTTTGATTCTCTGCGGTTCTGTGATCAGCTCCGGTTCGCGTGGAGTTCGTACCTTGACCACGGTGTTGGCCGGATCGTTCGCCCCGGTTCGAGTGCCCTCACCGGACCGGCGGCGAGAACGCCGGCGCAGCGTCGGCGCTTCGTCATCATCACGATCGCCGTTGCCGAGGTCGTGTGCCCCACGATCGGCAAGCGCAGGCAGGAACGCGATGTCAGGTGCTTTGAACAGAATGGCTGCGCTGGGCAGGCCGGGGCCGGCGATTTCCGGTGCAGCAGGGGCGACCACCGCCGCCGGCAGTGCAGGGTTCGTAATGGCGTCGTTGGGCGCCTGCGCGCCAGGAGTCGTTCCACCATTCGCGGTCGCGATCGCCGCCGCAGTTGCAGCGGGTGCTGCGCCAGCGGGTGCGGCGACTGCCGACGGTGCTGCCACCGGTGCAGGCGGAACGGAATCGACAGCCGGTGCGGCTTGGGGCTGCGTCACAACCGGGTCGGCGCGCTTGTGCGATTTGCGCCCGCCGAACAATCGGCTGCGCTTCCTGGTACCGCCCTCCGCCTCTGATTCGTTCCTTGGATTCGTCGTGTTTTCGTCTTTATCCACCATCTCTGGTGCAACTCCTTGACCGGAACCGCGGCCGCGCCGCCGTCTCCGGGTTACTTTCCTGAAAGCGGGATTCTCGCGCTTGGCGATCCCCCCGCCAATCCTTGGGTTACAGCAGCCGGCTGTTCGCTCGGGCTGCCTGTCTGTCTGTTTCAGGTGATCTGCCGGTTCCGACCCATCGGTTCGACCCGTCGGCCGTGCAACTCAATCCTGCGTTTTCGTACATAACCTGCGTACTGGTTTTCCTGCTGGGCACCGAGGGCGCCCACTAAGCCTTTTTGGTGGTGTCTGCCTGAGCGCGGCCCAGGCAACGATCTATTATCGCATGCCGCGTATGCTCGGGGCGTCATTGAGCGCGCGCGGTGACGCGGGTCAGGGCTCCAACGGTCGCCACGGCGCCTCCCGTGTCAAAGGTCGCTGTGCCATAATCCGAGAGTGTCGATCACCGAGCCCGCCAAACGTCCAACCGTCCTCGCCGTCTCGCTGATCGTTATGGGATTGATCGGCTTTTTCGCCGCATTCATCCTGACCCTGGAGAAGTTCCAGCAACTGGAGAATCCGGCCGCTCAACTCAGTTGCAATATCAACCCGCTGATCGGTTGCGGCAAGAACCTGGCATCGTGGCAGGGCAGCATTCTTGGCTTCCCCAACCCGCTGATCGGCATTGCCGGATGGACTGCGGCCATCGCCGTCGGAGTTTCGATTCTGGCCGGGGCACGATTCGCGCGATGGTTCTGGATGTTATTCAACCTCGGCGTGGTCGGGGCGATGGCTCTGGTCGTCTTTCTCATCTCGGAGAGCCTGTATTCCCTGTTTGTGCTCTGCCCGTATTGCATGGTGACCTGGCTCGTGACCATTCCCACCTTCTGGCTGGTGACGTTCTACAACCTCAAAGAGGGGAATATTCCCGTTCCGGCATCTGTCCAGCGGTTCTTCGCAGCCGCCTACTCGTGGGTGCCGCTGATCACCCTCGTCTGCTATGCGATCGTCGCGGTGCTCGCACAAATCCAGGTCAGCTGGATCCCGAATGCGTTCCGCTAGCCGACGCTAGAACAGGCAACCGACGCCCAGAACCACAGCGCACGTTAGAACCACAGCGCACGTTAGAACCACAGCGCAAGTTAGAACCACAGCGCAAGTTAGAACCACAGCGCCAGTTCGCGCGCCGCCGACTCCTGCGAGTCACTGCCGTGCACGAGATTCTGCTGCACTCGCAATCCCCAGTCGCGGGCAAGGTCGCCACGAATTGTGCCAGGCAACGCTGCCGTCGGATCCGTCGCGCCCGCCAGTGACCGAAATCCTTCGATGACGCGGTTGCCCGCCACGCGCAGCGCAACGATCGGGCCGGACTCCATGAACTCGATGAGCGGTTCGTAGAACGGCTTGCCCTCATGTTCGGCGTAGTGCTTGGCCAGTAGATCACGATCGGCCTGCACCATCTTCAGGTCGACAAGTGAGTAGCCTTTGGCCTCGATCCGGCGCAGAATCTCACCGGTCAGACCGCGTGCGACGCCGTCGGGTTTGACAAGGACCAGGGTCTCTTCGACGATTGTGCTCATTCGGGATTCTCCGTTTCTTTGCTGCTGTCGTCGTTAGTTGGGGCGTGATCAGCTGCCGCTGACGCGGCTTGCGCCGCCGGCGTCGCATTCGTGCGATCGAGCCGCTCGCCCGTGATCATCGCATACGCCCACATACCGGTGAAGATCGCGCCGACGATGAACATCATGCTGACGAGAAATCCCGACGCGATCACAATGACCTGCAAAGCCCAGCCCAGCGCGAAGCCCCAGCGGTAGCGGAGAAGTCCGACCGTCGCAAGCATTATGACGACGAGCGCTCCTCCCCCGCCGAGCGCGATCGCCGGAGGCACCGCTTTCAACCCGAAGGCGACGAGCGCGCCGAGGAAGACCACGACGAATTCAAACCCGAGCACGATCTGGCCAAGGCTCTGCCGTGCGGAGCGCCTCTGAGGTCTCACGGTGCCGCCTTCCACGCGCGATCTTCGGCGAGTGCCATCGCATCGCCGATCAGCGTGATCGACCCGGTGATCACGACGGCGCGGCGCGGCGCAAGCGCCGCCCATTCTCGTGCCGCTTCGATCGCTTCGCCGAGGTCATCATAGGAGGTCACGGATTCATGCGTCCACCCCTCG
The Rathayibacter sp. SW19 DNA segment above includes these coding regions:
- a CDS encoding vitamin K epoxide reductase family protein; this encodes MSITEPAKRPTVLAVSLIVMGLIGFFAAFILTLEKFQQLENPAAQLSCNINPLIGCGKNLASWQGSILGFPNPLIGIAGWTAAIAVGVSILAGARFARWFWMLFNLGVVGAMALVVFLISESLYSLFVLCPYCMVTWLVTIPTFWLVTFYNLKEGNIPVPASVQRFFAAAYSWVPLITLVCYAIVAVLAQIQVSWIPNAFR
- a CDS encoding DUF4233 domain-containing protein; its protein translation is MRPQRRSARQSLGQIVLGFEFVVVFLGALVAFGLKAVPPAIALGGGGALVVIMLATVGLLRYRWGFALGWALQVIVIASGFLVSMMFIVGAIFTGMWAYAMITGERLDRTNATPAAQAASAAADHAPTNDDSSKETENPE
- a CDS encoding Rne/Rng family ribonuclease, with product MVDKDENTTNPRNESEAEGGTRKRSRLFGGRKSHKRADPVVTQPQAAPAVDSVPPAPVAAPSAVAAPAGAAPAATAAAIATANGGTTPGAQAPNDAITNPALPAAVVAPAAPEIAGPGLPSAAILFKAPDIAFLPALADRGAHDLGNGDRDDDEAPTLRRRSRRRSGEGTRTGANDPANTVVKVRTPREPELITEPQRIKGSTRLEAKKQRRRDGRDAGRRRPVITEAEFLARRESVDRQMIVRSKDGRIQLGVLEDKVLVEHYVAKSQEASLIGNVYLGRVQNVLPSMEAAFVDIGRGRNAVLYSGEVDWDAAAENSADGKQQARRIELALKPGDKVLVQVTKDPVGHKGARLTSQVSLPGRYLVYVPNGSMNGISRKLPDTERSRLKKILKAVLPENVGVIVRTAAEGATEDQLTVDVNRLTAQWAAISTKVESASAPALLHSEPDLLIKIVRDVFNEDFHKLIISGEDARETIEGYLAQVAPDLLDRVEKYEGDRDPFDQYRITEQIEKALERKVWLPSGGSLVIDRTEAMTVIDVNTGKFVGSGGNLEETVTKNNLEAAEEIVRQLRLRDIGGIIVVDFIDMVLETNRDLVLRRLVECLSRDRTKHQVAEVTSLGLIQMTRKKLGLGLLETFSEACEVCAGRGVVVHHDPVVKHRTAPQPQSDRRRGKGSMSSSSGVGQQQTAPVTHAITDDAKNALAQIAASTIAHVHDDSATATATTAATTTSADAEASLAPARSADVGAAETAEVQTSTAETPRAKHVADSDADIPAPIVEPVAILDIPVAIGAPAKPRLASEEAEHLLETVLEALPEPKQPGQGRNRRRRVTTASLTGGVITPQPGINPDSQRSAD
- the ndk gene encoding nucleoside-diphosphate kinase; translation: MSTIVEETLVLVKPDGVARGLTGEILRRIEAKGYSLVDLKMVQADRDLLAKHYAEHEGKPFYEPLIEFMESGPIVALRVAGNRVIEGFRSLAGATDPTAALPGTIRGDLARDWGLRVQQNLVHGSDSQESAARELALWF